In one window of Macadamia integrifolia cultivar HAES 741 chromosome 2, SCU_Mint_v3, whole genome shotgun sequence DNA:
- the LOC122063115 gene encoding E3 ubiquitin-protein ligase RNF144A-like isoform X1 gives MASSEPCVFSIYAKTMMDQHAQENKACRGRKMKKQCESSKEPLGDGDVRPIEIIDIEKAIEVIDIENVLLYTPISLRGRDKKDPILVEQYAEDRELQQAIHTSILQDRSIIDLSDGDGDEVEEITPNRVLRFRKTAFPNPSVTEIGQSSKSNSSMTETGETSSSNDPTFVCEICVEQKSQSELFNIKGCTHSYCSECMVRYVASKIQENITSIQCPESNCKGVLEPEFCQSILPPEVFDRWGSALCESLFLGSPKLYCPYKDCSALLLDDGGVVVEESECPNCRRLFCAQCKVPWHSGIVCKEFQKLNENERAREDIMLMQLAKQQKWQRCPKCKVVVERIDGCLYMKCRCGYAFCYNCGAQMIGNNHYCTICRH, from the exons ATGGCGAGTTCTGAACCTT GTGTTTTTTCAATTTATGCCAAAACGATGATGGACCAACATGCTCAAGAGAACAAAGCATGTAGAGGCcgaaaaatgaagaaacaatGTGAGAGCAGCAAAGAGCCGCTGGGAGATGGTGATGTAAGGCCTATAGAGATAATTGATATTGAAAAGGCTATAGAAGTAATTGATATTGAAAATGTTCTCCTTTACACTCCCATCTCACTGAGAGGACGTGACAAGAAGGATCCAATCTTGGTTGAGCAATACGCAGAAGACAGAGAACTTCAACAAGCAATCCACACCTCAATCCTTCAAGATAGATCAATTATTGACCTCTCAGATGGAGATGGAGACGAAGTTGAGGAAATAACGCCCAATAGAGTATTAAGGTTTCGAAAGACAGCCTTTCCAAATCCTTCAGTGACTGAAATTGGACAATCTTCCAAGTCAAATTCTTCCATGACTGAAACTGGGGAAACTTCCAGCTCAAATGATCCAACATTTGTCTGCGAAATCTGTGTCGAGCAGAAATCACAGAGTGAGTTGTTTAACATAAAGGGCTGCACACACTCTTACTGTTCAGAGTGCATGGTCAGGTACGTGGCCTCAAAGATTCAAGAGAACATAACATCGATCCAATGTCCTGAATCGAATTGTAAAGGAGTGTTGGAACCTGAGTTCTGTCAGTCCATTCTTCCTCCTGAGGTGTTTGACCGCTGGGGAAGTGCTCTATGTGAGTCTCTTTTTCTTGGATCACCGAAACTTTACTGCCCCTACAAGGACTGTTCAGCACTGCTTCTAGATGATGGAGGGGTAGTTGTGGAGGAATCAGAATGTCCAAATTGTCGTAGATTGTTTTGTGCACAATGTAAGGTACCTTGGCATTCTGGGATTGTCTGTAAGGAGTTCCAGAAATTAAATGAGAATGAGAGAGCGAGAGAAGACATCATGTTAATGCAGCTTgcaaaacaacaaaaatggcAGAGGTGTCCTAAGTGCAAAGTAGTAGTTGAGAGGATTGATGGTTGCTTGTATATGAAATGCAGGTGCGGTTATGCTTTCTGTTACAACTGTGGGGCTCAAATGATTGGTAACAACCATTACTGTACCATTTGTCGGCATTAA
- the LOC122063115 gene encoding E3 ubiquitin-protein ligase RNF144A-like isoform X2 yields MMDQHAQENKACRGRKMKKQCESSKEPLGDGDVRPIEIIDIEKAIEVIDIENVLLYTPISLRGRDKKDPILVEQYAEDRELQQAIHTSILQDRSIIDLSDGDGDEVEEITPNRVLRFRKTAFPNPSVTEIGQSSKSNSSMTETGETSSSNDPTFVCEICVEQKSQSELFNIKGCTHSYCSECMVRYVASKIQENITSIQCPESNCKGVLEPEFCQSILPPEVFDRWGSALCESLFLGSPKLYCPYKDCSALLLDDGGVVVEESECPNCRRLFCAQCKVPWHSGIVCKEFQKLNENERAREDIMLMQLAKQQKWQRCPKCKVVVERIDGCLYMKCRCGYAFCYNCGAQMIGNNHYCTICRH; encoded by the coding sequence ATGATGGACCAACATGCTCAAGAGAACAAAGCATGTAGAGGCcgaaaaatgaagaaacaatGTGAGAGCAGCAAAGAGCCGCTGGGAGATGGTGATGTAAGGCCTATAGAGATAATTGATATTGAAAAGGCTATAGAAGTAATTGATATTGAAAATGTTCTCCTTTACACTCCCATCTCACTGAGAGGACGTGACAAGAAGGATCCAATCTTGGTTGAGCAATACGCAGAAGACAGAGAACTTCAACAAGCAATCCACACCTCAATCCTTCAAGATAGATCAATTATTGACCTCTCAGATGGAGATGGAGACGAAGTTGAGGAAATAACGCCCAATAGAGTATTAAGGTTTCGAAAGACAGCCTTTCCAAATCCTTCAGTGACTGAAATTGGACAATCTTCCAAGTCAAATTCTTCCATGACTGAAACTGGGGAAACTTCCAGCTCAAATGATCCAACATTTGTCTGCGAAATCTGTGTCGAGCAGAAATCACAGAGTGAGTTGTTTAACATAAAGGGCTGCACACACTCTTACTGTTCAGAGTGCATGGTCAGGTACGTGGCCTCAAAGATTCAAGAGAACATAACATCGATCCAATGTCCTGAATCGAATTGTAAAGGAGTGTTGGAACCTGAGTTCTGTCAGTCCATTCTTCCTCCTGAGGTGTTTGACCGCTGGGGAAGTGCTCTATGTGAGTCTCTTTTTCTTGGATCACCGAAACTTTACTGCCCCTACAAGGACTGTTCAGCACTGCTTCTAGATGATGGAGGGGTAGTTGTGGAGGAATCAGAATGTCCAAATTGTCGTAGATTGTTTTGTGCACAATGTAAGGTACCTTGGCATTCTGGGATTGTCTGTAAGGAGTTCCAGAAATTAAATGAGAATGAGAGAGCGAGAGAAGACATCATGTTAATGCAGCTTgcaaaacaacaaaaatggcAGAGGTGTCCTAAGTGCAAAGTAGTAGTTGAGAGGATTGATGGTTGCTTGTATATGAAATGCAGGTGCGGTTATGCTTTCTGTTACAACTGTGGGGCTCAAATGATTGGTAACAACCATTACTGTACCATTTGTCGGCATTAA